Part of the Anomaloglossus baeobatrachus isolate aAnoBae1 chromosome 1, aAnoBae1.hap1, whole genome shotgun sequence genome, TTGCAAGCTTACAGACTGATGGAGGGTCCATTGACTATAGAGGCCACCACTGGGGACTGCACGTCTGCTCCCTGTTAATTTGAATCTATAGGGGCTAGATGAGCAGTacctattattatattattctgttGATGGGGCTGTGCTGTGCAACTCCCCAACTGAGTAGTTCTGGCTGGCGGTGGCATTGGGaatagctgatcagcgggggtgccaggtgtcacaCCCCAACCGATCAGACACTGGTGGCCTATCATAAGGATAGGTCATCCATACTAAagtaccagacaacccctttaaatctgcaCCACAATTATAAAGAAAACTCTGGAAAAAATCCGCATGTAAGTTGTTTATTAATTAATATTTTAGTTTTCTAAAAGTTTTTTTTTCTATAGGAACCTCAGGGTTGGGCATTGTGATTTTACATATGTTACTTTCTGCAGCAATTTTCCTCATTGATGCCTATGGGGTAATGTTTTCACAAATAGGTGATAGATCAAGAATGCTGCTGTTTGCTAGGAAGTCCTGAGGAATGATTTTTCATACAGAGAGAAAAAATGTCAAAACTTGGCTCACGTGGTTGACcttcagcccctgcagcactgacctGGATTTGCTCTCGATAATGTAGTGTATGCACTTTTACTGCTGGAGGGGCTGAACTCCGAATATCGTAAGCAAGCATATAAAGTTACATGTTTCAAAGAAATTCTCTCCAGCTGgagattaaagggaaactgtcatcaggtttttgacaATCTTAAAACGTCAAAATGTATTCACAGAGTTTCTGATTCCAATAATGTGTCACCTACTGggatgcttgctgtagttttgatattaaCACTATACTTATATTTTAATAACATCTCTATTTTATCAGAaggaaattatcattagaggactagtaaatctgaTGCCAGATAGTCTGCTATATTCATATGCTCTATATAACCCTGCcccatcactgattgacagcttcctatgtacactgtgtataggcagaaagctgccgatCAGTGGtgtgggttatacagagctcagcattcagagaactgttagATCATAACTGTAATTTTATCAAACctgtagcaagcagcccagtaagagacAAATTGTTGAAACtatggtctctgtctctatattatgctgctctcagatggggtagtaaaAACCCTTCAAGACTGTGAAGAAGTCAAGAGAATATATCAGATGCTGGGACTAGAGGACACGAAGAGAACATTAAAGAAGCACCCCCATCCACGTTTTTATCCTCTAAAAATGTTGCAATCTTCACATTATATAGTACTTTTTACTTACaaatgctcattttgcctttctacccatttAATTCTTTTCTCTACAttgtgtagaaacaggaagtctcttgtctCTGCATAAGTCATTCTCCTGTTCAATTCCTGACCCAGCTGCTCAACTCCACCCACCTGCCAGGGATTTTGCACTGATGAGTCATGCAGTtaaaaagagacttcctgtttctacatagagctaagaaggattcagctagtctgtttttaatcacgtgatgtcatagatctaatagaaaagagaagaattaactgtatAGATGAGCAAAATAAGAAATTGTCACACAGTACACAGCACTATATAATACGATGATGGCAATATATTAAGAGCATACACATTTTGGTAGAAGTGcttctttaattaaaaaaaaatctggcaaGGGGCTTCTAAACGGGAAGTCTACTTTGgagaaactttgcataaatcacttTTATGAATATATTCAACTGGTATGGCAAGTTTTATAtaattaaaatataatatataattgaTCAAGAAAAGTTAAGCTTGATGGACAGATGTTTTTTTTAATCTATGTAACTATGTTATCATGGATAATGGCTTGGAATCATCTTAGGCAGTTTTTAACCCATCCATATGTGAATACAAAGAAGATATATCGAGGACATCGGTGCTtaactttccttttttctttcagaAATGTCCAGTGTAGATGCAGAAGTTGAGGCTCCACCAGCTTCCGAGGCTGAAGCTACGTCCACTGAGAAGGAAGTATCAGTGGAGACCGATGCCCCTGCAGAAGACAGTAAATCTACACCTACAGAAAATGAAAATGTAGCTGAATCAGAGGTCACTGTGGCTGCAAATACAGAGAGTGAGGCTCCAGCAGTAGACACTGAAGCTCAATCTGTGGCTGAAGAGCCTCCATCGGTAGAAAGTGAGGCCCCACCCAAAGAGGATGAGGCTCCACCAGTGGCTGATGAGGCTCCACCAGTGGCTGATGAGGCTCCTCCAGCGGCTGAAGAGGCTGCTAGTATAGAGAGTGAAGCTCCCCCAGTAGACAGTGAAGCTTCATCTGTGGAGAATGAGGCTCCATCCAAGGACTCTGAGGTTCCTGCTGTGGAAAATGAGGCTGCATCAGTGGCCGCTGAGGCTCCTTCTGCAGATGCTGAGGCTCCAGCTGCAGAAAGTGAGGCTCCATCCGTGTCAGCTGAGGCATCATCCACAGAAAGTGATCCTCCAGCCGAAGAGAAGGATGCTCCATCAGAGGCCGttgaggctgcagtcacagagaccGATGCCCCATCAGCAGAAAATGATGCGCCAGTAGTAGACAATGAAGTACAATCACCTGGTAAGTATGACGTACAAGGGTGTGATGAGAAACCATGCGCTTGTCTTCTCATGTGACCTGAAGAATTGATGAGTTGTCCTATTAAAGAGGTTCTTCACTTTCAACAATCCATGATTGTTGGAAAGCTCCCTTTAATCATAAAGTCCACTATAAATTATTGTTCTGCTTCTCTGCAGTTGAAACACAGGAGAAATGAAAAAATACACATTGTTAATTTAATTGAATTTAATTTAATGGATTGTCTGTGTAAtatgacaggacaggtcctccagagtgagagTCATTCTTTGTAATCACTCCCGATTCAGACCAGTGAGCTTCTGAATGTTAGACCTGCCCTCAGAATTCATAGTTGGGTGTACAAAACTAAGCTTTAATAAGTTGCCAAACTGAAACCCCTCCCCCCTTAAATGGAGCAAATTATGTTTTTAACCCCAGGTTACAATAGAGTGAGCTAATGGATTATTTTCTATGCATGAGTCCCCATATGACATAGTGATTCTTTCTTTTTTCTTGTATTCTATCCAGATGCAAAGGTTGAGTCTTCTGAAGAACCAGCCAAGGTCGTACCAAGTTCTGAGAATGAAGGTagtgttttgttgtgtttttttttttttgggggggggggcaggatatTGAATTAATTGGGAAGTTCAGAATAATGAATGCCCATTTCTTATTTTCTTAGAACCAGTGGGTGATGCTCCATCCAGTGAAGCGCCACAGGAGGCGGCAGAGAGTCAGTGATCAGGTAATCAATAAGATATAATCTTAGGACCTCATTGATGTATTCATTGATCCCATCCATTGTATGAGTAATAAAGGATCTTTTGGTCCATGCACTCAAGTTGTCATGATAGTAGTTCTTAACTTAAGATTGACATCCCAATCTTTTGGAATGCAGTCAATCCTCAAGAGGTGTTTGCAGTGATTTATTGCTTTCCAAATATGTCCAAATTGTAAAATACCAAGCCTTCACTAAAAGTCGACAGGGTCGATGAAAATTAACCTGTCCTGCTTCCACCGATCTCCGTCAGCCCCATAGACATTGAATGGGGCTGCTTCACCACCACTCAATCTAAAGAGGATCTGTCATCAACGTTAGACCGGACAACGGAATACATGGTTGGATAGGTTTGTAAAAACAAGATAATGGATATATGTATGGCCCAAAGTTCTACTGAAGTTTAGGGAATCCAGAATAAATAGGTTGCAAGGctcaaggccctgtcacacacagagataaatttgcggcagatctgtggttgcagtgaaattgtggacaatcagtgccaggtttgtggctgtgtacaaatggaacaatatgtccatgatttcactacaaccacagatctgccaaagatttatctctgtgtgtgacggggcctttagtgtggcaTGAGTCACCAGTAGAAGTGTTACTCACTATGTTCCTGCATGCACATAGCATCACGCTTGTCAGGACCTGCACCTGCTTACTAGAGCATGAAGTGACGTGAAACATAGAGCGGGGTAAAGTATGACATTGGTTACTGTGTTCCCTCATGTGCATTATATTGTGCTTGTGACGTGAGTCTGCTCACTGgattgtcttgttgaaatgtccACCATTGGTTCATCTTcaacatcctggtagatggcagaagATTATCAATTTTtatctgtacatttgtccattcatcattccttcaattatatgaagtctgCAAGTGCCGTATGATGAAAAACAGGcctacaccatgatgttcccacaacCAAACTTTTTTATGGGTAtaatgtttttggggtgatatgaagTGCATTTTGCCCTCCAAACATGGTGtacattatggcatccaaagagtcaaTTTTGGTGTCATCTAACCAGACTATATTCACCCAGTATTTCACagccttgtctaaatgttgttgaacaaactttaaaACGCTTGAACATGCTATTTGTTCAGCAATAGAgccttgcatggtgagcgtgcatacaggccatggaggggtagtgcattacttactgttttctttgaaacaattgtacctgctgattccaggtctttctatagctctcaataggtggttcttggctcttggacaacgcttctgataattcttttcactcctctgtctgaaatcttgctgggAGCACCTAGTCGTGGCCAGTATGTGGTGAAAAGATGgtttttccacttctggattatggccccaaccgtGCTCACAGGAATCTTCAGTAGTTTagcaattcttctgtaaccaatgccatcagtttgTGTCACAGCAATAAAGTTTTGATGGTTTTGACACAGCTCACtgtttttacccatcatgagatgtttcttgcgtggcaccttggtaatgagacaccatcAATTGAAGCAGCCAATATTTTTTACTAAGTGGCAGAATAACTTTCTAATTCCTGTTAGATTTCAGCTGGAGTCATAGCTTTTCATGGCTTTTTCAACCTTTATTTCTTAATGtgatcaatactttttccctgtggcatttctcattattacacataacttactttatggacatctatggtttaatttcttagcctgtgttgctttttgaaTTGTATCCAACATTTGTTGAGAATTTCATGTCTAAAGCACCTTTAGAATATATATACTTCGAAAATTTGATCTGAAGTTTCTGAAGACATGTTCTAGTAATTGGTAGTAATCGTTTTTATCAGACTACTGGCAGCGGCCACTAGGCAGCTGTGATCTTCAAAGCTAACAACTGCTAATCTGTGGGGGTGGTGGACCACCATTCATCTAGGGAGAGGTCATCAACATTAAAGTGGTGGAAAACTCTTAAGCTTGTTCTGTCTATGACCCATTAAAAACAATGATTTTAGGAAGAGCGCTGGATGACTTATACTATTCTAATGTTACAGGTACTTCTCTGGGTGACAATATTAAAGCTGGAATTGAGTTCTCGAAAATCTTCTGTGGACCACAAAGTCTTTCATTTCAGACCAAAATTGGAGAAGAAAACTTTTTGGATGAACATCGGATGTCCATTGGCCGAGCCGTCCTCCTGAATAGTGGTCTTGTTACATGGCGTCTCAGCAGCCGCTTATGATTTCCATATGGTCCTTCTCTTGGACTATACTCTCCTTCTTTTTGTGTCAGGTGTAAGATCTGCCTTTTTCTTTTAACTCAAACTTTTTGAAATAAAACTCAGGAATTTCTCTCTCAAATTATAATCAAGTAATCAGTTCAGTTTGACTACAAGAAACCTATTGGATTAACGAGGATGTCCAGCATTAGAGAAACATGGCTGCTCTTTCCAAAAAACATCCACCacgtgtgtgtggtattacagctcaACCCTCCCTCTGACAAAACTGAGCttcaataccacacacaacctgtagaCATGTGTGGCACTGTTTTAGAATTAAAGTAGAAATGTTTTTCTAATCCTAAACACTCCCTTTAAATCCTCAGGTCAGTCAtcataaaatgactgttcaaacggaGCATATATACTTGGTGCACCTTTGAGGTGGCCGGTCAGTTTAGTGTACCCTCCCATCTGCTTGTTCTTTATCTATCTCATCCTCGGGCTCTAAtatagccagagctgtcaatcaatgaaAATGAGggaggagatagatggaaaacaagtagctGTGAAGGTGCACTGTACTGCTTGGTCACGCCAACGGTGCACCAAGTCACTGTGCTTGGTTtgcacagtcattttgtgctgtcaGACTCCCTTGAAGGCTTCAGCTCCACTGTGTTATATTGTCACGATACTTCACAGTACATGTTTGTATGCGATATGGGAGCCATCTTCAGTGTGACTTGAGGGAGGGGAATTTATTATGTATTCTGAAATAAATTAAAATTATCCACCATGAGCCCATGTCATGCTTTACCATAGACTTACGTCAGATACAGTATCTTAattagtcttagggcggctttgcacgttgcgacatcgcaagccgatgctgcgatgtcgcacgcgatagtccccgcccccgtcgcaggtacgatatcgtgtgatagctggcgtagcgaacattatcgcgacgccagcttcacatgcactcacctgccctgcgaccgtcgctctggccggcgacccgcctccttcctaagggggcggatcgtgcgccgtcatagcgacgtcacacggcaggcggccaatagcggcggaggggcggagatgagcaggatgtaaacatcccgcccacctccttccttccgcatatcctacggaagccgcggtgacgccggttggagatgttcctcgcttctgcgacttcacacacagcgatgtgtgctgccgcaggagcgaggaacaacttcggaccgtcgcgtcagcgtaattatagattacgccgatgctgcaccgatgatacgattacgacgattttgcgctcgttaatcgtatcatctaggctttacacactacgatgtcacatgcgatgccggatgtgcgacactttcaatttgaccccaccgacatcgcacctgcgatgtcgtagtgtgcaaagcctgccttattgTGCCTGGGCCGGAATGTACACACAGGCCTCCTTCACATGGCAGTATTTTGCAACACTTTTTGTAAGCCTAAAACAGGATAAGTGGATCCATAATATGAGGGAGCTGAAAAGTTTATCACCAGTTCAAACAAGCGTATGCTACATTCAGGTGCCATCTGTTTTCAGAACAGACAAAACATGGGCCAATGTGCGTCTGTAAAAGGTGGTAGCCCCCCCCTCCACACCCCACACCCAACACCCAACAcctttttcattctttttgtctGTGTTGTGAAGATCATGTGTTTTAGGTACCATGTATGAGGTTAATGTTTTTGATATAACTACTGCTGTTTGTGAAGTGCTGTTCCCCAATGTAGTAGAGCGAGACCATGTAGCTGCCAGCGCCACCTAGTTATCAAGCATGTGCATCGGTAGATTAGATGTTAGGGAACTGTGAGGTAACCTCTTAAAGGTCCAGAGCCTATAGCTCACCCTGGCAGGCTCAGGAAAGTCATTCGAATAAACTGCCGTCGGGGCCTAAAAGCGAACAACTGTGAGAAGAAGAGTGACAGAATGGAGACACAGGTGCCTGGCAGCTTGTAGACTAGATCCAAGATAGTGGGTCGAGTGAGAGTACCCCAAAATACAGTAACCGCAGAACCgtcaggagtgaggccatgtctgtcaaagCGGTGAAAtgaataaactgttcaagtttggtttgccaagagatcTCTGGTGGCACGTGTTTGACTACTGCATCTATAGTGGGGTCCGGCACTGATGGACACCCACCTGAAGAAATTAGTAAGTGTCGCACATCCTGCCcgaagtgacacacacacacacacacacatacacactgactCTCTCTGGCGAACGAGTGCGGAGCCCCAGTGGCCCGGCATCCGTACCCTTCGTACCATCCTTCAAGTAGAGTGCAAGCAGTGATCTGCCTGGCACAATCCTTCAAGTAGGGCTGTGGGGAAGACACCTTTGCTGAAAAGACAACTGGCCGTTATAACAAAGATAGTAGAACATGGCTTGGGAATGACCACGagacccacacattgtgagtggtaCAGAGGAAAAAGAGCGCAAAGCTGTACCCTGTATACTCGAAAGCTGGGGATTTAGATACAACCCATGTTGAGTGGTGTCCACCTCCCACAAATGCACCAGCGGGGAAGACCACTTTTCCCAATTAGCTGATGGGGAATAGGCAGTGGCCttgaagaaacagacagagaaaccaGAAGAAGACTCACTCTAGAGGGTGCAGTTCAGAAGATGGAGACTCCCTCAACTGCGCAGGCCAACCCCATTTCTGTACTTGATGCAGAGGAGAATGAACAGTGACAGGACTCTCGAGCCTTTTCTTGCTGGAGACGGATGCTGGTATGGGTTATGTGCCGGTACCAGCCGTCATAGCTGGCAGGACTGGGTCACCCAGCTGGCCGTGGAACCCAAAGAGGGGCAATCTGGGGGTTTATGGGTGTGACAGAGGTCCTCCAGGGAGCAGGATCCATGGCATCAGCTGACGTCCGCAGCGTATCTGGCCTCACCAGCCCATGCAGCGGCCAGGATGGCGGCTCCCAAACAGCCCTTCAGCCGAGGGGAGCATTTCCGCCAGTTACGGCAGTCGTGGGTGGACAAGAAACCTTGAAACCAAGACACAACTCTAGCCCCAGAGCTACTCCCAGAAGTGCAGTCAACACCAGCCATGGTGATAGTGAGTTCACCACCAGCGAAGAAACCGCAGCCCCAATAACCTCCACTGGAGGAGCCTCCGGACCTGAAACTCACTGAGGCGAAGTGGGTAGCCCTCGTAATCCAAGGGAAAAAGAAGTATGAGGCTTGAGTCTATACCCAGCTGACGCTCTCCGGCGTCGGCGACTGAAAGACCTAAAGGATGATCTGTTACCTAGATCAAAGCAAGGCTACAGTTTTATCCAGGAGGAGGGGACTGGCGCGAAGCTTTACGTTAATTACCATGTCGTCGTGCAAGGGTCCCGCTTTTACCTGGGGAGACAGTGTCCGCTTCATAAAGAAGGACATACATCGGGGGTGGTACACTGTGGTGGTGGATCATGTCCTAGCGGAGAGAGCTTTCTGGGAGGTGCCAGCAATGCGATTGCCTTCTGATGTGGCTAACCCTGCACAACAGCCATCCTAGTGGAGAGACAGAGGACATCTTCCCAGGAGTTGCACTGGAGCCCTGGACCAAAGTGGTGGAGGCAGTGGGTCCCCCGGCAGTGGTGAACATTGCCCAGGAGACCCAATCGGCTGTTTATGTAAAGGTGGTTGAGTTGAAGAGCTCCACAGTCTGAGGATGGGCACGAGTCGTGTGGCATAATCAAATTTCTGGATCTAAAACACCCTCTCAGTTATACTGGTTGCACTAAAGATGCATGGGACTGTTTCGTGTTCTGTGAGGGGGGTGTCAGAAGACCCGGTCCCTGAACTTGGCCAAGAGTGAttgaagttttgttttgtttttccccCTCCAAAGTTACATTGTGCTCTTGTCCCCCTAGGCACCATGaatgaagtac contains:
- the LOC142301888 gene encoding uncharacterized protein LOC142301888 encodes the protein MSSVDAEVEAPPASEAEATSTEKEVSVETDAPAEDSKSTPTENENVAESEVTVAANTESEAPAVDTEAQSVAEEPPSVESEAPPKEDEAPPVADEAPPVADEAPPAAEEAASIESEAPPVDSEASSVENEAPSKDSEVPAVENEAASVAAEAPSADAEAPAAESEAPSVSAEASSTESDPPAEEKDAPSEAVEAAVTETDAPSAENDAPVVDNEVQSPDAKVESSEEPAKVVPSSENEEPVGDAPSSEAPQEAAESQ